Proteins encoded in a region of the Bacillus sp. T3 genome:
- a CDS encoding phosphocarrier protein HPr, translated as MLEKNYTITSHAGVHARPATILVSAIAPYQSEISLQYKEKTVNLKSIMGVMSLGIPEGATIKITAQGADAIQALAKIDEIFKEHELGA; from the coding sequence ATGTTAGAAAAAAACTATACAATCACAAGTCATGCTGGTGTACATGCTCGGCCGGCAACGATTCTAGTCAGTGCGATTGCTCCATATCAATCAGAAATTTCACTTCAATACAAAGAAAAAACGGTAAATTTAAAGTCCATTATGGGTGTCATGTCACTCGGAATTCCTGAAGGAGCAACGATCAAAATTACCGCTCAAGGAGCAGACGCAATTCAAGCGTTGGCAAAAATCGATGAAATTTTTAAGGAACATGAGCTAGGGGCTTAA
- the thiM gene encoding hydroxyethylthiazole kinase has protein sequence MNNEKIAMLLQRVREKNPLIHNITNVVVTNFTANGLLALGASPVMADSRKEVADMAKIASALVINIGTLNERTVEAMHLAGKSANEHMVPVMLDPVGAGATPFRTETARSLLENIQFAVIRGNAAEIANVAGENWTVKGVDAGESQGDVLDLVISTAKKLNTVVVATGKEDFVSNGTDTIVVRNGHSILTKVTGTGCLLTSVIAAFVAVEQNVAEACASALTVYGIAAELAALTTAELGPGSFQIEFLNQLNRISAEDVIQYGRVEKIS, from the coding sequence ATGAATAATGAAAAAATTGCTATGTTGTTGCAGCGGGTTCGTGAAAAAAATCCGCTTATCCACAATATTACAAATGTTGTTGTTACTAATTTTACGGCAAATGGCTTATTAGCACTCGGAGCCTCGCCAGTGATGGCTGATAGCCGAAAAGAAGTTGCGGACATGGCGAAAATCGCTAGTGCCCTTGTTATCAATATTGGAACGCTAAATGAAAGAACGGTTGAGGCGATGCACCTTGCTGGTAAATCAGCAAACGAGCACATGGTACCTGTCATGCTTGATCCAGTCGGAGCAGGCGCGACTCCATTCAGAACAGAAACCGCCCGAAGCCTTTTGGAAAATATTCAATTTGCCGTAATTCGAGGAAATGCAGCTGAAATTGCCAATGTCGCAGGTGAAAATTGGACTGTCAAGGGTGTTGATGCCGGAGAATCACAAGGTGATGTATTGGATTTAGTCATTTCAACAGCGAAAAAACTAAACACAGTTGTCGTCGCGACGGGAAAGGAAGATTTTGTTTCAAATGGTACTGACACGATTGTCGTTCGAAACGGGCATTCCATTTTAACGAAAGTAACTGGAACGGGCTGTCTATTAACGTCCGTTATTGCTGCTTTTGTTGCAGTTGAACAGAACGTAGCCGAAGCATGCGCTTCAGCATTAACGGTTTATGGTATTGCTGCTGAGCTTGCTGCGTTGACAACAGCGGAGCTTGGACCAGGAAGCTTTCAAATTGAATTTTTAAACCAATTAAACAGGATCTCTGCAGAAGATGTCATTCAATATGGTCGAGTTGAAAAAATTTCTTAA
- the thiE gene encoding thiamine phosphate synthase, with protein sequence MTRINSEKIRKLLQVYFIVGGNNCYKNPAEVLAEAIAGGVTLFQFREKGTGARLGLEKLELAKELQQICREFSVPFLVNDDVDLALLLDADGVHVGQDDESVESVRQRIGNKILGVSAHSTREAELAIAQGADYLGIGPVFPTTTKEDAREAAGYTLIQDLRKAGFTIPIVGIGGINDKNCASVIEAGADGVSVISAISNAPSFMVAAKEIRNQIII encoded by the coding sequence GTGACAAGAATTAATTCGGAAAAGATTCGAAAGCTACTGCAGGTGTATTTTATCGTTGGAGGCAATAACTGTTATAAAAATCCTGCTGAAGTGCTAGCGGAAGCGATAGCAGGCGGAGTAACGCTGTTTCAATTTCGAGAAAAAGGCACAGGAGCACGTTTAGGCTTGGAAAAACTAGAGTTGGCCAAAGAACTCCAGCAAATTTGTCGAGAATTTTCTGTTCCGTTTCTCGTTAATGATGATGTCGATTTGGCGCTTTTACTAGATGCAGACGGTGTCCATGTTGGACAGGATGATGAATCTGTTGAAAGTGTTCGGCAGCGTATCGGCAATAAAATCCTCGGTGTATCTGCACATAGTACCCGTGAGGCAGAACTTGCAATCGCCCAAGGAGCCGATTATTTAGGGATAGGCCCAGTATTTCCAACCACTACAAAGGAGGATGCCCGTGAGGCTGCTGGGTATACATTGATTCAGGATCTGCGAAAAGCAGGCTTCACTATTCCGATTGTTGGGATAGGTGGAATCAATGATAAAAATTGTGCCTCCGTGATTGAGGCAGGGGCAGACGGCGTGTCAGTCATATCAGCGATAAGTAATGCGCCGTCGTTTATGGTGGCAGCGAAAGAAATACGAAATCAAATCATTATTTAA